One window from the genome of Eriocheir sinensis breed Jianghai 21 chromosome 15, ASM2467909v1, whole genome shotgun sequence encodes:
- the LOC126998758 gene encoding uncharacterized protein LOC126998758 isoform X4 yields MWRAVVVVVVCMGHITHAEPIRHPDDPAASTEQYEQLSTTPIIEETDEPYGAAETKKPDEPLGPTILLRPYELRSGTLGQKEPAEDGQLRAQQKGPEQITSSGDDDNPSSISSKPQGTGIAAAQYGMWSGTFLKLKYPDHSVVLPLTRVALEKCMRPGPFPNPENCRYFNFCVPYAYDHNEYWQTQHICDPAYIFDDFQKNCVPGDCQPVVLHDPPPPGPPAPDLPTHSSPLSETPEWFNKNPSWYNEAPWWYHVPPPWYQTKPSWIEGLAEQTGADLSLEKPGEFIKNIGVDHDSSHNGDATKNFTYFDDKNMSIHIPIKIIQQ; encoded by the exons ATGTGGcgagctgtggtggtggtggtggtgtgcatgGGTCACATTACTCATGCTGAACCAATAAGGCACCCGGATGACCCTGCAGCTTCCACTGAGCAATATGAGCAACTGAGTACCACACCAATTATTGAAGAGACGGATGAGCCATATGGTGCAGCAGAAACCAAGAAGCCAGATGAGCCACTTGGCCCTACTATCCTCCTGAGGCCATATGAGCTTCGCAGTGGCACCCTGGGCCAAAAAGAGCCAGCGGAGGATGGCCAGTTGAGGGCACAGCAGAAGGGCCCTGAGCAAATTACCTCGTCTGGTGATGATGATAACCCAAGCTCTATTTCTTCTAAGCCACAAG GTACTGGAATCGCCGCGGCTCAATATGGTATGTGGTCAGGAACGTTTTTAAAACTCAAGTACCCTGACCACTCCGTTGTGCTCCCCCTCACACGGGTTGCTCTAGAAAAATGTATGAGACCCGGGCCATTCCCCAACCCAGAGAACTGCCGATACTTCAATTT ctgtgTGCCATATGCATACGACCACAATGAGTACTGGCAGACCCAACACATCTGTGACCCTGCCTACATCTTTGACGACTTCCAGAAAAACTGTGTTCCAGGAGACTGTCAGCCTGTGGTGCTGCACGACCCTCCTCCACCCGGCCCACCCGCACCGGACCTCCCAACACATTCTTCCCCCCTGTCTGAA ACGCCTGAGTGGTTCAACAAAAATCCTTCCTGGTACAACGAGGCACCCTGGTGGTACCATGTGCCCCCCCCCTGGTACCAAACCAAGCCCTCCTGGATAGAAGGATTAGCAGAACAGACAGGAGCAGACCTTTCTCTCGAGAAGCCAGGAGAGTTTATCAAGAATATTGGGGTAGATCATGATTCATCTCACAATGGTGATGCAACCAAGAATTTTACCTACTTTGATGATAAAAATATGAG
- the LOC126998758 gene encoding uncharacterized protein LOC126998758 isoform X5, producing MWRAVVVVVVCMGHITHAEPIRHPDDPAASTEQYEQLSTTPIIEETDEPYGAAETKKPDEPLGPTILLRPYELRSGTLGQKEPAEDGQLRAQQKGPEQITSSGDDDNPSSISSKPQGTGIAAAQYGMWSGTFLKLKYPDHSVVLPLTRVALEKCMRPGPFPNPENCRYFNFCVPYAYDHNEYWQTQHICDPAYIFDDFQKNCVPGDCQPVVLHDPPPPGPPAPDLPTHSSPLSETPEWFNKNPSWYNEAPWWYHVPPPWYQTKPSWIEGLAEQTGADLSLEKPGEFIKNIGVDHDSSHNGDATKNFTYFDDKNMSIHIPINIIHQ from the exons ATGTGGcgagctgtggtggtggtggtggtgtgcatgGGTCACATTACTCATGCTGAACCAATAAGGCACCCGGATGACCCTGCAGCTTCCACTGAGCAATATGAGCAACTGAGTACCACACCAATTATTGAAGAGACGGATGAGCCATATGGTGCAGCAGAAACCAAGAAGCCAGATGAGCCACTTGGCCCTACTATCCTCCTGAGGCCATATGAGCTTCGCAGTGGCACCCTGGGCCAAAAAGAGCCAGCGGAGGATGGCCAGTTGAGGGCACAGCAGAAGGGCCCTGAGCAAATTACCTCGTCTGGTGATGATGATAACCCAAGCTCTATTTCTTCTAAGCCACAAG GTACTGGAATCGCCGCGGCTCAATATGGTATGTGGTCAGGAACGTTTTTAAAACTCAAGTACCCTGACCACTCCGTTGTGCTCCCCCTCACACGGGTTGCTCTAGAAAAATGTATGAGACCCGGGCCATTCCCCAACCCAGAGAACTGCCGATACTTCAATTT ctgtgTGCCATATGCATACGACCACAATGAGTACTGGCAGACCCAACACATCTGTGACCCTGCCTACATCTTTGACGACTTCCAGAAAAACTGTGTTCCAGGAGACTGTCAGCCTGTGGTGCTGCACGACCCTCCTCCACCCGGCCCACCCGCACCGGACCTCCCAACACATTCTTCCCCCCTGTCTGAA ACGCCTGAGTGGTTCAACAAAAATCCTTCCTGGTACAACGAGGCACCCTGGTGGTACCATGTGCCCCCCCCCTGGTACCAAACCAAGCCCTCCTGGATAGAAGGATTAGCAGAACAGACAGGAGCAGACCTTTCTCTCGAGAAGCCAGGAGAGTTTATCAAGAATATTGGGGTAGATCATGATTCATCTCACAATGGTGATGCAACCAAGAATTTTACCTACTTTGATGATAAAAATATGAG CATACACATCCCCATCAACATCATTCACCAGTGA